A single Xylanimonas cellulosilytica DSM 15894 DNA region contains:
- a CDS encoding thymidine kinase has protein sequence MSTPTAPGPASARTAGRVEVVAGPMFAGKSEELVRRVRRARIAGRGVVVVNHALDVRAGGGKIASHSGLEIPSATASEAAEIPGLVTPGTELVAIDEAQFFGPDLVDVVLRLADDGLVVVVAGLCVTFDGRPFEPLPALMAVAENVVKLTAVCTICGRDAAYHVRLLPDDADATAPVPAHVGGQESYQARCRQHRR, from the coding sequence ATGAGCACGCCCACGGCCCCAGGTCCTGCATCCGCGCGCACGGCGGGACGGGTCGAGGTGGTCGCGGGGCCGATGTTCGCCGGGAAGTCCGAAGAGCTCGTCCGGCGGGTGCGGCGGGCCCGGATCGCGGGGCGCGGCGTCGTCGTCGTCAACCACGCGCTCGACGTGCGGGCCGGCGGCGGCAAGATCGCGTCCCACTCGGGCCTGGAGATCCCCTCCGCGACGGCCTCGGAGGCCGCCGAGATCCCAGGCCTCGTGACGCCGGGCACCGAGCTGGTCGCGATCGACGAGGCGCAGTTCTTCGGCCCGGACCTGGTGGACGTGGTGCTGCGGCTCGCGGACGACGGGCTGGTCGTCGTCGTCGCAGGGTTGTGCGTGACGTTCGACGGGCGGCCGTTCGAGCCGCTGCCGGCGCTCATGGCGGTCGCGGAGAACGTGGTCAAGCTGACCGCGGTGTGCACGATCTGCGGCCGCGACGCGGCCTACCACGTCCGCCTGCTGCCCGACGACGCCGATGCGACCGCACCGGTGCCCGCCCACGTGGGCGGGCAGGAGTCCTATCAGGCCCGCTGCCGCCAGCATCGACGCTGA
- a CDS encoding Rne/Rng family ribonuclease: MTSDNTEPTRKPARRRVMRPAGGPAAGTTPDAPVTPRQAEPAALSLTDIVMPERADDAATTEPSTRVTVGRSTGAGSRRAVRSLADIELPNGPAAPSASAPARADDVEPVEKAPRKTTRTRRPKAAAQEAATEVVPATEAPAADTPAQDTVAENTAAQGEPGRETRAPKTAATKSTRAKAAAKTESADEPGAEAATRAPRTRRARAERTDRVERSGSAAEPVAATTGEQAVADTEPPADSTATASRAPGSSTPRLATTAMLFQAPDLATPRRSRRVVAPAGPPTTPALATKPAETTPTPEIQGGAETQDVAETRPTAERKPASGRARRASRKTAEPTTADAPAKAPLVLDLPEPVGAAARVEPTAPEPVELTGEEAAAAEEVAAIEAELVADGVELVDLGPEDLVDDEDTELEPEDDDRPRRRRRRGGRGRRGGRRPEDEDGDEDDATDADPADADAETEGADEAEDDTTDEGEEGGEDGSRGSSRRRRRRRGSRAERAETQRSRSSDEVTALKGSTRLEAKRQRRREGRDAGRRRQIITEAEFLARRESVSRSMIVRERDGRTQIAVLEDGVLVEHYVSQQSQSSMVGNVYLGRVQNVLPSMEAAFVDVGKGRNAVLYAGEVNWDAAGLDGGQPRRIEQALKSGDSVLVQVTKDPIGHKGARLTSQVTLAGRYLVLVPGGGMTGISRKLPDVERNRLKKVLRDIVPEGAGVIVRTAAEGASEEELRADVERLQNQWTGITTKAGRASTSAPALLQGEPDLAIRVVRDIFNDDFSSLIVQGDGAWQEVAGYVEELAPDLRERVTSWTENTDVFSVHRVDEQLAKGMDRKVWLPSGGSLVIDRTEAMTVIDVNTGKFTGAGGTLEETVTRNNLEAAEEIVRQLRLRDIGGIIVIDFIDMVLESNRDLVLRRLVECLGRDRTKHQVAEVTSLGLVQMTRKRVGQGLVEAFSETCEHCKGRGFIVHAEPIEKGGSAHAEPADGGTAAGESKRSRRKRATSKPAETVPHTEVPKLPDDKSEAREAVKATLATIAAAAAHAHDHPAEP; encoded by the coding sequence TCCGCTCCCGCCCGCGCGGACGACGTCGAGCCCGTCGAGAAGGCACCCCGCAAGACCACCCGCACGCGCCGCCCGAAGGCCGCCGCACAGGAGGCGGCCACCGAGGTCGTGCCCGCGACGGAGGCTCCCGCCGCGGACACCCCCGCGCAGGACACCGTCGCAGAGAACACCGCCGCGCAGGGCGAGCCGGGGCGCGAGACCCGCGCCCCGAAGACCGCCGCCACCAAGTCGACCCGTGCCAAGGCCGCAGCGAAGACCGAGAGCGCCGACGAGCCCGGCGCCGAGGCGGCCACCCGCGCCCCCCGCACCCGCCGTGCGCGCGCTGAACGCACCGACCGCGTCGAGCGGTCCGGTTCCGCTGCCGAGCCGGTAGCCGCCACGACCGGCGAGCAGGCCGTCGCGGACACCGAGCCGCCCGCGGACTCGACGGCGACCGCCTCGCGCGCTCCCGGTTCGTCGACGCCGCGCCTGGCCACCACCGCGATGCTCTTCCAGGCGCCGGACCTCGCCACGCCGCGCCGCTCACGCCGCGTCGTCGCACCCGCGGGCCCGCCCACGACGCCCGCGCTGGCGACGAAGCCCGCCGAGACGACGCCCACCCCGGAGATCCAGGGCGGGGCCGAGACCCAGGACGTCGCGGAGACGCGGCCCACCGCGGAGCGGAAGCCCGCGTCCGGCCGCGCACGGCGTGCGTCCCGGAAGACCGCCGAGCCCACGACCGCGGACGCCCCCGCGAAGGCTCCTCTCGTCCTGGACCTGCCCGAACCGGTCGGGGCCGCCGCGCGGGTCGAGCCGACTGCGCCCGAGCCCGTCGAGCTGACGGGTGAGGAGGCCGCCGCGGCCGAGGAGGTCGCCGCGATCGAGGCCGAGCTCGTCGCCGACGGCGTCGAGCTGGTCGACCTGGGTCCGGAGGATCTGGTCGACGACGAGGACACCGAGCTGGAGCCCGAGGACGACGACCGCCCGCGCCGTCGTCGGCGCCGGGGCGGCCGCGGCCGTCGTGGCGGCCGCCGCCCCGAGGACGAGGACGGCGACGAGGACGACGCGACCGACGCGGACCCGGCGGACGCCGACGCGGAGACCGAGGGCGCCGACGAGGCTGAGGACGACACGACCGACGAGGGCGAGGAGGGCGGCGAGGACGGCTCGCGCGGCTCCAGCCGTCGCCGTCGTCGGCGCCGCGGCTCGCGTGCCGAGCGTGCCGAGACCCAGCGCAGCCGCTCGAGCGACGAGGTGACCGCGCTCAAGGGCTCCACGCGCCTGGAGGCCAAGCGTCAGCGCCGCCGCGAGGGCCGTGACGCCGGCCGCCGCCGCCAGATCATCACCGAGGCCGAGTTCCTCGCGCGCCGCGAGTCGGTCTCGCGCTCGATGATCGTGCGCGAGCGCGACGGCCGCACGCAGATCGCCGTGCTCGAGGACGGCGTGCTCGTCGAGCACTACGTCTCGCAGCAGTCGCAGTCGTCCATGGTGGGCAACGTGTACCTGGGTCGCGTGCAGAACGTGCTGCCGTCCATGGAGGCCGCGTTCGTCGACGTCGGCAAGGGTCGCAACGCCGTCCTGTACGCCGGTGAGGTCAACTGGGACGCAGCCGGCCTGGACGGCGGCCAGCCGCGCCGCATCGAGCAGGCCCTCAAGTCGGGCGACTCGGTGCTGGTGCAGGTCACCAAGGATCCGATCGGCCACAAGGGCGCCCGCCTGACCTCGCAGGTCACGCTCGCGGGCCGCTACCTGGTGCTGGTCCCCGGCGGCGGCATGACCGGCATCAGCCGCAAGCTGCCCGACGTCGAGCGCAACCGCCTCAAGAAGGTGCTGCGCGACATCGTGCCCGAGGGGGCCGGAGTCATCGTGCGCACCGCCGCCGAGGGTGCCTCGGAGGAGGAGCTGCGCGCCGACGTCGAGCGCCTGCAGAACCAGTGGACGGGCATCACCACCAAGGCCGGACGCGCGTCGACCAGCGCCCCGGCGCTGCTGCAGGGTGAGCCGGACCTGGCGATCCGCGTGGTGCGCGACATCTTCAACGACGACTTCTCGTCGCTGATCGTGCAGGGTGACGGTGCCTGGCAGGAGGTCGCCGGGTACGTCGAGGAGCTCGCCCCCGACCTGCGCGAGCGGGTGACCTCATGGACCGAGAACACCGACGTGTTCAGCGTGCACCGCGTCGACGAGCAGCTCGCCAAGGGCATGGACCGCAAGGTCTGGCTGCCCTCGGGCGGCTCGCTGGTCATCGACCGCACCGAGGCGATGACCGTCATCGACGTCAACACCGGCAAGTTCACCGGTGCGGGCGGCACGCTCGAGGAGACGGTGACGCGCAACAACCTGGAGGCCGCGGAGGAGATCGTCCGCCAGCTCCGCCTGCGCGACATCGGCGGCATCATCGTCATCGACTTCATCGACATGGTGCTGGAGTCGAACCGTGACCTGGTGCTGCGCCGGCTGGTCGAGTGCCTGGGCCGCGACCGCACCAAGCACCAGGTGGCCGAGGTGACGTCGCTGGGCCTGGTCCAGATGACGCGCAAGCGCGTCGGGCAGGGCCTGGTCGAGGCGTTCAGCGAGACCTGCGAGCACTGCAAGGGCCGCGGCTTCATCGTGCACGCCGAGCCGATCGAGAAGGGTGGCTCCGCGCACGCCGAGCCCGCCGACGGCGGCACCGCGGCGGGGGAGTCGAAGCGGTCGCGTCGTAAGCGTGCGACGTCGAAGCCTGCCGAGACGGTGCCGCACACCGAGGTCCCCAAGCTGCCCGACGACAAGTCGGAGGCTCGCGAGGCGGTCAAGGCCACCCTGGCCACGATCGCCGCGGCGGCCGCGCACGCTCACGACCACCCCGCCGAGCCCTGA
- a CDS encoding dodecin family protein: protein MARITEISARSDVGFDDAIKVGVERATATLRNVQGAWVKEQKVDVTDGHITHWQVVLEITFVLD, encoded by the coding sequence GTGGCACGCATCACGGAGATCAGCGCACGTTCCGACGTGGGCTTCGACGACGCGATCAAGGTCGGCGTCGAGCGGGCGACGGCGACGCTGCGCAACGTCCAGGGCGCCTGGGTCAAGGAGCAGAAGGTCGACGTCACGGACGGGCACATCACGCACTGGCAGGTCGTGCTGGAGATCACGTTCGTCCTCGACTGA
- a CDS encoding protein-L-isoaspartate O-methyltransferase family protein, with product MEDDDVAAALRAVPRGGFLPRLQRPLAAQDRPLEIGHGQTCSQPSTVAAMLRLLRVPRGARVLDVGAGSGWTTALLAHLVGPDGEVFGVERRADLAAWGAANVARAGMPWAREVRAEEGVLGRPRADGWDRILVSAAADDLPAALVGQVATGGRMVIPVRHAMVLVEVDDDGAVRTSEHGTYAFVPLIED from the coding sequence ATGGAGGACGACGACGTCGCCGCGGCGCTGCGGGCGGTACCCCGTGGCGGGTTCCTCCCTCGCCTGCAGCGCCCCCTGGCGGCCCAGGACCGCCCGCTCGAGATCGGGCACGGACAGACCTGCTCGCAGCCGTCGACGGTCGCGGCGATGCTGCGCCTGCTCCGGGTACCGCGCGGCGCACGCGTGCTCGACGTCGGCGCGGGCTCCGGCTGGACGACGGCGCTGCTGGCGCACCTGGTGGGGCCGGACGGGGAGGTGTTCGGCGTCGAGCGCCGCGCGGACCTGGCCGCCTGGGGCGCGGCGAACGTTGCCCGGGCCGGCATGCCGTGGGCGCGTGAGGTGCGGGCGGAGGAGGGCGTGCTCGGCCGTCCGCGTGCGGACGGCTGGGACCGGATCCTCGTGTCGGCGGCCGCCGACGATCTGCCCGCGGCGCTGGTCGGCCAGGTCGCGACGGGCGGGCGCATGGTGATCCCGGTCCGCCACGCGATGGTGCTCGTGGAGGTCGACGACGACGGCGCGGTCCGCACCTCGGAGCACGGCACGTACGCGTTCGTCCCCCTGATCGAGGACTAG
- a CDS encoding alpha/beta fold hydrolase: MTVRGGLRLSYASHGEGPAVVLLPGPTDSWRSYEPVLERLPSSIRAIAVSQRGHGDSDKPATGYEVEDFAADVISLLDTLDIRQAVLVGHSGSCPVVRRVAVDHPDRVTGLVLEASPTTLVGDAGFQEFVTAVVSGLEDPIDPGLARAFVVATSPHGIDPAVLDQFVDDLLQVPARVWRETFGALLRYDDTHLLGRIAAPTLLIWGDADELVARPMQDELVARIPGATLTIYSGVGHSPRWEDPSRFTRDVVEFVARSGPR, encoded by the coding sequence GTGACCGTCCGGGGCGGCCTGCGGCTGTCGTACGCGTCCCACGGCGAGGGTCCGGCCGTCGTGCTGCTGCCGGGGCCGACCGACTCGTGGCGTTCCTACGAACCCGTGCTCGAGCGGCTGCCGTCGTCGATCCGGGCGATCGCCGTCTCGCAACGCGGCCACGGCGACTCGGACAAGCCGGCCACCGGCTACGAGGTCGAGGACTTCGCCGCCGACGTGATCTCCCTGCTCGACACCCTCGACATCCGGCAGGCCGTCCTGGTCGGGCACTCGGGGTCGTGCCCGGTCGTCCGCCGCGTGGCCGTCGACCACCCCGACCGGGTCACCGGCCTGGTGCTCGAGGCGTCCCCGACCACGCTGGTCGGCGACGCGGGGTTCCAGGAGTTCGTGACGGCGGTCGTCTCCGGGCTGGAGGACCCGATCGACCCCGGGCTCGCCCGAGCCTTCGTCGTCGCCACCTCGCCGCACGGCATCGACCCGGCCGTCCTGGACCAGTTCGTGGACGACCTTCTGCAGGTGCCGGCCCGCGTGTGGCGCGAGACGTTCGGAGCGTTGCTGCGGTACGACGACACGCACCTCCTGGGGCGCATCGCCGCACCCACCCTGCTGATCTGGGGAGACGCCGACGAGCTGGTCGCACGACCGATGCAGGACGAGCTGGTCGCCCGGATCCCCGGCGCCACCTTGACGATCTACTCCGGTGTGGGCCATTCCCCCCGGTGGGAGGACCCGTCACGGTTCACGCGGGACGTCGTCGAGTTCGTCGCGCGGTCAGGCCCGCGCTGA